The following proteins come from a genomic window of Maniola jurtina chromosome 15, ilManJurt1.1, whole genome shotgun sequence:
- the LOC123872748 gene encoding AP-2 complex subunit mu, translated as MIGGLFVYNHKGEVLISRVYRDDIGRNAVDAFRVNVIHARQQVRSPVTNIARTSFFHIKRANIWLAAVTKQNVNAAMVFEFLLKIIDVMQSYFGKISEENIKNNFVLIYELLDEILDFGYPQNSDTGVLKTFITQQGIKSASKEEQAQITSQVTGQIGWRREGIKYRRNELFLDVLEYVNLLMSPQGQVLSAHVAGKVVMKSYLSGMPECKFGINDKIVMEAKGKGNGGISGNTDSDPARSGKPVVVIDDCQFHQCVKLSKFETEHSISFIPPDGEFELMRYRTTKDISLPFRVIPLVREVGRTKMEVKVVLKSNFKPSLLGQKIEVKIPTPLNTSGVQLICLKGKAKYKASENAIVWKIKRMAGMKETQLSAEIELLETDTKKKWTRPPISMGFEVPFAPSGFKVRYLKVFEPKLNYSDHDVIKWVRYIGRSGLYETRC; from the exons ATGATTGGGGGCCTGTTTGTGTACAACCACAAGGGCGAGGTGCTGATATCGCGTGTGTACAGAGACGACATCGGCCGCAACGCCGTGGACGCCTTCCGCGTGAACGTGATCCACGCGCGCCAGCAAGTGCGCTCGCCGGTCACTAACATTGCGCGCACCTCTTTCTTCCACATCAAG CGTGCAAACATCTGGCTGGCAGCGGTGACCAAGCAGAATGTAAACGCGGCCATGGTGTTTGAGTTCCTACTCAAGATCATAGATGTGATGCAGTCTTACTTCGGCAAGATCTCCGAGGAGAACATCAAGAACAACTTTGTGCTCATCTATGAACTGCTTGATG agATCCTGGACTTTGGTTACCCACAAAACTCTGACACAGGAGTTTTGAAAACATTCATCACTCAACAGGGCATCAAATCCGCTTCCAAGGAAGAGCAGGCACAGATTACCTCTCAG gtGACAGGACAAATCGGTTGGCGTCGCGAAGGCATCAAATACAGACGCAATGAACTGTTCCTTGATGTTCTGGAATATGTCAACTTATTGATGTCACCTCAAG GTCAAGTGCTATCGGCTCACGTGGCAGGCAAAGTTGTCATGAAGTCTTACCTCTCGGGCATGCCGGAATGCAAGTTCGGCATCAATGATAAGATTGTCATGGAAGCCAAAGGAAAAGGAAACG GTGGCATATCCGGCAACACGGACAGCGACCCGGCTAGATCGGGCAAGCCTGTGGTCGTCATCGATGATTGCCAGTTCCACCAGTGCGTGAAGCTCAGCAAGTTTGAGACGGAACACTCCATCTCCTTCATACCGCCCGACGGAGAGTTCGAACTGATGAg ATACCGCACTACAAAAGACATCTCCCTCCCGTTCCGCGTGATACCCCTCGTCCGCGAGGTCGGCCGCACCAAGATGGAGGTGAAAGTGGTCCTCAAGAGCAACTTCAAGCCCTCCCTGCTGGGGCAGAAGATAGAGGTGAAGATCCCCACGCCGCTCAACACCAGCGGCGTTCAGCTCATATGCCTGAAGGGCAAGGCCAAGTACAAGGCCTCTGAGAACGCCATCGTGTGGAA AATAAAGCGTATGGCCGGTATGAAGGAAACTCAACTATCCGCGGAAATCGAGCTACTGGAGACTGATACCAAGAAGAAGTGGACTCGCCCACCCATCTCTATGGGCTTTGAAGTGCCCTTCGCACCCTCCGGCTTTAAG GTTCGCTATCTAAAAGTGTTCGAGCCCAAACTGAATTACTCCGACCACGATGTGATCAAATGGGTGCGATACATCGGCCGCTCTGGACTGTACGAGACTAGATGCTAA